The DNA segment CGTCGCGCCTGTGGCGGGACGTCCGGGAGGCCCGCGGGCTCGCGTACCACGTCGGCGCGCACGTTTCGCTGCACCGCGCGGCCGGCCTCGCGGTCATCACGGCCGCGACGCAGCCGAAGAACCTCGGCCGTCTCGTCCGGACGACAGGGCGCGTCCTCGGCCGGCTGCTCCGCGACGGCGTGAGCCGGACGGAGCTCGCCCGCGCCAAGAACCAGTTCGCGGCGGAGGCCGCGCTCTCGCAGGAGTCCACGGCCTCGCGCCGGGACACGGCCGCGCGCGCGTGGCTCTCGCGCGGCCGCCCCTACGAGACCGAGGAGTACCTCGCGGACGTCGCGAAGGTGACGGCCGAGGACGTCGCCGAGGCGGCGGCCCTGCTCTGGGGCGACGCGGGCCGCATGGGCCTCGGCGTGTCGGGCCCGCTGCCCGATGCGCGGGCCGCCGGCGCCGAACGCTTCGCGCGCGCCCTCGCGGACGAGTTCGCCGGGGAGGCCGCCGCGTGAGGCCGGGCGAGGAGGTTCAGGTCAGATTCACGGTCGGCGAGGAGTTCAAGGACCTCGCGCCGCCCGAGTACGCCTCCGCGGACGCCGCGGGGGCGGACCTCAGAGCCGCGGTCTCCGCGCCGATCGTCGTCCCACCCGGCGGGCGCGCTCTCGTCCCCACGGGGCTCACGCTCGAGATCCCGCGTGGGTTCGAGGCGCAGGTCCGCGCGCGTTCAGGGCTGGCTCTCAAGAAAGGCCTCGCGCTTGCGAACGGCGTCGGGACGATCGACGCGGACTACCGTGGCGAGGTCGGGGTCATCGTCGTGAACCTCGGCGCCGAGCCCGTGACGATCGCGCGCGGCGACCGGATCGCGCAGCTCGTCGTCGCGCCCGTCGCGCGCGCGGTCTTCACGCGCGCCGGCGGCCTCGACGGCAGCGCCCGCGGCGCGGGCGGGTTCGGGAGCACGGGCTCGTGAGCGTGCCGGCCGTCCCTTCCGTCCTTTCCATCGCCTTTCTCGGGTCGGGGTCCTCGGGCAACTGCGCCGTCGTGCGGTGCGGGGGAACGACCGTCCTCGTCGACGCCGGGCTCTCCGCGCGCGAGACGAAGAGACGCCTCGCGCTCTGCGGCGTCGCCCTCGAGGACGTGTCGGCGGTGTTTCTCACGCACGAGCACTCGGACCACGTGCACGGAGCCCTCGCGCTCTCGAAGAAGGCGGGCCTGCCCGTCTACGCGACCGCCGGCACCGCGGACGCCGCGGGATTTCCCGGGCCGCTCTTCTCGGACGTTCGGACCGTGCGTGGCGGGCGCGACCTCGTGGTCGGCGATCTCTTCGTGCGCGTCACGTCGACGCCGCACGACGGAGTCGAGTCCGTCTGCTACGTCTTCGCGGACGGCGCCGGCCGCCGCGTCGGGATCGCGACGGATCTCGGCCACCTGTCCCGCCCGGTGCTCGAAGCTCTCCGGGACTGCGACGCGCTGGGTCTCGAGGCGAACCACGACGAGGACCTCCTGCGCGAGGGGCCCTATCCGGCGGTCCTGAAGCGCCGCATTCTCTCGGACGTGGGGCACCTTTCGAACGAGGCCGCGGCCGAGGCGCTGCGGGCGCTCGTCGGGCCGCGCACGCGGAGCGTGACGGCGCTCCACGTCTCGCGGCACAACAACACCTATCCTCTCGCCGAGCGCGTGTTCAAAGAGGCTCTGGGCGAGATCGGCTCGGGGGCCATTCTCGCGGTCGCGCGGCACGACGTCCCGACGGAATGGAAGACGGTCTCACAGGAGGCGGCATGACGGTTCTCGTGAAGGTGATGCTCAAGAGCGGAGTCCTCGACCCGCAGGGCAAGGCGATCGCCGACGCCCTCCACCGGCTCGGATACACCTCCGTTTCCGACGTGAGGGCCGGCAAACTCTTCCGCATCGAGGTCGACACGGCCGATCCGCGCCACGCCGTCGAGGTCGGGACGCAGATGGCGGCCAAGCTCCTCGCGAACCCCGTCATCGAGGACTTCGAGGTTGCCCTCGAAACGGCCGCGGCCGCCGGAGGAAGCCGGTGAGCGCGCCGTCGGCGTCCGGAAACCCGGCGCCGCGCGTCGCCGTCGTCGTCTTCCCGGGGAGCAACTGCGACGAGGACGCCGCGATCGCGGCGCGGACGATCCTGGATGCCGACGTCAAGATGGTGCGCTACGACGAGCGCGCGCTCGGCGACCCGGACCTCGTGATCCTGCCCGGGGGCTTCTCGTACGGCGACTACCTGAGGAGCGGCGCGATGGCGCGCTTCTCGCCCGTGATGGAGTCCGTCGCGGCGTTCGCCGCGAAGGGCGGGGCGGTCCTCGGCATCTGCAACGGGTTTCAGATCCTCTGCGAGGCTGGCCTCCTGCCGGGCGCGATGCTTCGTAACGCGGGCCTCCGGTTCGTGTGCAAGGACGTCTGGCTGCGCGTCGAGTCCAAGCGCACGCCGTTCACGCTCGCGATCAACAGGGGTGACGTCCTCCGGATGCCGATCGCGCACGGCGACGGGAACTGGACGGCGGACCCCTCGGTCTTCGCGGAGATGAAGACGCGCGACCAGATCGTCTTCCGGTACGTGAGTCCGGACGGGACCCAGGGTGGAGCCGCGAATCCGAACGGCTCCCTCGACGACGTCGCGGGAATCTGCAACGTCGAAGGCAACGTCGTGGGCCTCATGCCGCATCCCGAGCGCGCGGCCGATCCCCTTCTCGGCGGCACGGACGGCGCGCGCCTCTTCAAGTCCTTCGCGACGACGCGCCTCGCGATGCAGGAACGCTAGGCGCGCCTCAGCGCGTCTTCATCCACGCGACGCACTTCTCGAGCTCCTTGCGCATCGTGGCGGGGGAGTCCGCGCGGTACGGGGCACCGTGGCCGGGCAGAACGCGCGTGAAGTCGAAGGCGAGGAGCTTCTCCATCGAGCGGATCGTCTCCGGCCACGAGTACCAGTTCGCGTCGCGGAACGCCACGAGGTGCCCGCGCCGCGTCGACCATGCGAGGTGGTCGCCCGTGAAGAGGACGTCTCTCCACAGCAGCACCGCGTGGCCGCGCGTGTGGCCGGGCGTCGGAATCGCCAGGAGGTCGTCCGAGAGGGCGACGGGCTCCGTCCCGTCGAGCGTCCGCTCGGGCGGTTCCCCGAGCGCCGCGGCGTCCTTCGCGTGGATGACGCGCTCCGCGCCGAGGCGCGCGTGGATCGCCGCGTGGTCCGCCACGTCGTCGCGGTGCGTCAGGAACATCGTCGCGACGCCGCCGAGCTCTTCCATTCGCGTGAGCAGCGGCGCGGCCGCCCGCGGCGAGTCCACGAGGACGTTGCCCGCGTCGCGCCGGATGAGCCAGCTCCACGCGCCGAACGACTTCTCCGACGTGTAGCCGCAGAAATAGACGCCGTCCCCGACGGGCTCGGGGAACGACTTCGACGCGGTGCGCGTGCCGTCCGCCCGTCCTCGCGTCCCGATCGATCCCGTCGGGCAGGCGACGAGCGCCTGCAGCGCGCGCGCTTCCTGCTCGGGCGTTTGCGGCTGCGCGACGACGAACGAGTGGCCGTCGCCCTGCGAGAAAACGGCGGGCTGCATCTGCCGGCACGTCGCGCAGTCGATGCACGTCGAGTCGACGTAGAGGTCGCCGGGCACGTTCGCGGGAAGGCGCAGGTCAGCGCGGGCCACGGAACGGGAACAGCCCGCAGGGCGCCGGTATTCCGGGAAGATCGTGTAGAGTTCTCTCCGAAGGCCTCTGACACACGATCTTGTGACCCCGCTCTGAGAACCCGGCGCCGCGAGCGGCGCCGCTGAGTTCTCGCCCCCACCGCTTCGGCGGCTCCGTCACGCGTGTGCCTTTCCTCCCGCACCCCTTCAAAGGAGATCTTCAATGGCGCTCCTCGAGCGTTTCGGATTCGATTCACATTTCGCATCACGCTTCGCCCCGTTCGCGTCTCAGGGCCTCGTCGCCGCCCGCGTCCTTCGCGAGGAGAGGGAGAGCCTCCTCGTCGTCACGGAGGGAGGCGAGCGCGCCGCCGAGCCCTCGGGGCGGCTCCGGCACCGCGCGGTCTCGCGCCTCGACCTCCCTGCGGTCGGGGACTGGGTGGCTCTTCGTCCCGAGGCCCCGGCAGGCCGTGCAGATTCCGGCCGCGGCCCCGCGGTCGTCGAAGCGGTCGTCCCGCGGCGCAACCGCGTCGTCCGCAAGGCGGCCGGCGGCGCCGTCCGGCCGCAGGTCCTGGCCGCGAACGTGGACACGCTCCTCGTCGCGATGGGTCTCGACGCGGACTTCAACCCGCGAAGGCTCGAGCGCTACGTCGCTCTCGCCTGGGAAAGCGAGGTGCAGCCGCTCGTCGTCCTCACGAAGGCGGACACGTGCGCAGACGTCGCGTTGCGTGTCGCGCAAGCCGAGGCCGCAACGCCGGGCGCAGCCGTCGTCGCCGTGAGCGCCGTGACCGGCGCGGGCCTCGAGGCGCTCGCGGCGCACCTCGCACCGGGCCGGACCCTCGCCCTCGTCGGGATGTCCGGTGTCGGGAAGTCCACCCTCGTGAACCGGCTGCTCGGCGCCGAACCACAGGCCGTGCAGGCCATCCGCGACTCGGACGGCCGGGGCCGGCACACGACGACGCGGAGGGACCTCCTCCTCCTGCCGTCGGGCGCCCTGCTCGTCGACACGCCGGGAATGCGCGAGCTCGCGCTCTGGGACGGTGGGGGAGACGCGGGCTTCCCGGACGTCGCGGCGCTCGCGGAGCGCTGCCGCTATCGCGACTGCGCCCACGAGTTCGAGCCGGGCTGCGCGGTGCGCGCGGCGGCGGAGGCCGGGGCGCTCGCCGCGGGACGCCTCGAGTCCTGGAGAAAGCTCCGGAAGGAGGATGCATGGCTCGCCCGCCGGCAGGACGAGGGCCTTGCGCGCGCCGAGAGGGAGCGCTGGAAGCTGCTCACGCGCGACGCGAAGGAGCGCGGGCGCTCGAAGCGATCCGGCGCGCCGTGAGGTAACGTGCCCCGAGATCCCATGACCCAGCCCGGCGCTCCCCGCCGCCTCATCGGCCGGTTCGACGCGACCATGCTCGTCGTCGGGTCGATGATCGGCTCGGGCATTTTCATCGTCTCGGCCGAGTCCGCGCGGCTCGTCGGGACGGGCGGCCGCCTCCTCCTCGTCTGGACCGCCGCGGGCGCGCTCACGCTTCTCGCGGCGCTCGCGTGCGCCGAGCTCGCCACGATGTTCCCGGAGGCGGGCGGCCCGTACGCCTTCTTCCGCGAGGCCTACGGCCCGATGGCGGGGTTCCTCTACGGCTGGACGATGGTCCTCGTCGTCCAGACGGGCACGATCGCCGCCGTCGCCGTCGCATTCTCGAAGTTCCTCGGCGTCCTCGCGCCGTCCGTCACGGGCTGGACCGCGAAGGCCGCGGCCGTGCTCGTCGTCGTCGTGCTGACCGCTACGAACGCGCAGGGACTGAAGACGGGGACGCGGGTGCAGAACACCCTGACCGTCGTGAAGCTCGCGTCCCTCGCCCTCTTGACGCTCGGCTGCCTCATGGCCGCGGCGCCGGCCGCACCCCTTTCTCATTCTCAGAATCTCTCTTCCTCCGGGTCTCCTCTTCTCATCTCCGCGTTCGTCCTCGCGCTCGTCGGCCCGGCGTTCTCCCAGTCGGCGTGGACGAACGTGACGTTCCCGGGCGGCGAGGTGAAGGAGCCGGGGCGGACCTTCCCCTTCGCGCTCCTCGTCGGCTGTGCGCTCGTCGCGTCCCTCTACGTCCTCGCGAACGTCGGCTACCTGAACGTCCTCGGCGTCGAGGGCGTCGCGCACGCACCCGACGGGCGCGTGGGCACGGCCGCCGCCGAGCGCCTGCTGCC comes from the Acidobacteriota bacterium genome and includes:
- the dut gene encoding dUTP diphosphatase, with product MRPGEEVQVRFTVGEEFKDLAPPEYASADAAGADLRAAVSAPIVVPPGGRALVPTGLTLEIPRGFEAQVRARSGLALKKGLALANGVGTIDADYRGEVGVIVVNLGAEPVTIARGDRIAQLVVAPVARAVFTRAGGLDGSARGAGGFGSTGS
- a CDS encoding MBL fold metallo-hydrolase, producing MPAVPSVLSIAFLGSGSSGNCAVVRCGGTTVLVDAGLSARETKRRLALCGVALEDVSAVFLTHEHSDHVHGALALSKKAGLPVYATAGTADAAGFPGPLFSDVRTVRGGRDLVVGDLFVRVTSTPHDGVESVCYVFADGAGRRVGIATDLGHLSRPVLEALRDCDALGLEANHDEDLLREGPYPAVLKRRILSDVGHLSNEAAAEALRALVGPRTRSVTALHVSRHNNTYPLAERVFKEALGEIGSGAILAVARHDVPTEWKTVSQEAA
- the purS gene encoding phosphoribosylformylglycinamidine synthase subunit PurS, with the protein product MTVLVKVMLKSGVLDPQGKAIADALHRLGYTSVSDVRAGKLFRIEVDTADPRHAVEVGTQMAAKLLANPVIEDFEVALETAAAAGGSR
- the purQ gene encoding phosphoribosylformylglycinamidine synthase subunit PurQ — protein: MSAPSASGNPAPRVAVVVFPGSNCDEDAAIAARTILDADVKMVRYDERALGDPDLVILPGGFSYGDYLRSGAMARFSPVMESVAAFAAKGGAVLGICNGFQILCEAGLLPGAMLRNAGLRFVCKDVWLRVESKRTPFTLAINRGDVLRMPIAHGDGNWTADPSVFAEMKTRDQIVFRYVSPDGTQGGAANPNGSLDDVAGICNVEGNVVGLMPHPERAADPLLGGTDGARLFKSFATTRLAMQER
- a CDS encoding MBL fold metallo-hydrolase, which encodes MARADLRLPANVPGDLYVDSTCIDCATCRQMQPAVFSQGDGHSFVVAQPQTPEQEARALQALVACPTGSIGTRGRADGTRTASKSFPEPVGDGVYFCGYTSEKSFGAWSWLIRRDAGNVLVDSPRAAAPLLTRMEELGGVATMFLTHRDDVADHAAIHARLGAERVIHAKDAAALGEPPERTLDGTEPVALSDDLLAIPTPGHTRGHAVLLWRDVLFTGDHLAWSTRRGHLVAFRDANWYSWPETIRSMEKLLAFDFTRVLPGHGAPYRADSPATMRKELEKCVAWMKTR
- the rsgA gene encoding ribosome small subunit-dependent GTPase A yields the protein MALLERFGFDSHFASRFAPFASQGLVAARVLREERESLLVVTEGGERAAEPSGRLRHRAVSRLDLPAVGDWVALRPEAPAGRADSGRGPAVVEAVVPRRNRVVRKAAGGAVRPQVLAANVDTLLVAMGLDADFNPRRLERYVALAWESEVQPLVVLTKADTCADVALRVAQAEAATPGAAVVAVSAVTGAGLEALAAHLAPGRTLALVGMSGVGKSTLVNRLLGAEPQAVQAIRDSDGRGRHTTTRRDLLLLPSGALLVDTPGMRELALWDGGGDAGFPDVAALAERCRYRDCAHEFEPGCAVRAAAEAGALAAGRLESWRKLRKEDAWLARRQDEGLARAERERWKLLTRDAKERGRSKRSGAP
- a CDS encoding amino acid permease; translated protein: MTQPGAPRRLIGRFDATMLVVGSMIGSGIFIVSAESARLVGTGGRLLLVWTAAGALTLLAALACAELATMFPEAGGPYAFFREAYGPMAGFLYGWTMVLVVQTGTIAAVAVAFSKFLGVLAPSVTGWTAKAAAVLVVVVLTATNAQGLKTGTRVQNTLTVVKLASLALLTLGCLMAAAPAAPLSHSQNLSSSGSPLLISAFVLALVGPAFSQSAWTNVTFPGGEVKEPGRTFPFALLVGCALVASLYVLANVGYLNVLGVEGVAHAPDGRVGTAAAERLLPGAGGAAMAAAILVSTFGCANGLVLSGARVVWVLANDGFLPAFAARLNGAGVPGAALGLQAAWAVCLVLSGTYSELLRYVVSVEFVVLVLLVAAVPVLRRRRPDASRPYRAWGHPVTTGLFLAAAGCVVAVLAAQSPWTTWPGVGLVLLGIPVYLVRKRAA